The following DNA comes from Hordeum vulgare subsp. vulgare chromosome 3H, MorexV3_pseudomolecules_assembly, whole genome shotgun sequence.
ggcctggttcaatcttggaaggccagctatgagggaaattatcttgtgggtcaaaatgcacttgatgttccccgatgggtatgcagcgaatctaaagaggggagcgagtcttgaaaaaataaaaatctttggtttcaagagtcatgattgagacatatggctagagcggggtaATGTcgttgatgttacgtggctttattcctgaggatgaatggctagtactggcggagctaagctatttcttccgtgttctttgtgcgaaagaattgtcgcctggcgtggtagaagacatggaggagtttgcaccagagttgttgtgcaagttagagaagatatttccaccgggcttctttaatccaatgcagcatttgattttacatctaccgaccgaggcaagattgggtgggaccgtgcaagatcgttggtgctatgcaactgagaggatgcagaagacccttcgagctaaatgtaaaaataagcgtagaattgaagcatcgatggctgatgcattcattactgaggaggtggcaaactttgtgacagcacactacgaagccaaaaatcatcatttgcataatccgaagcctcggcacaatgatggagaccctaaaaatggtgggtccaaccttagcctattcaaagggaagctcgcaccagccggtgcttcgaaaccaataacgttggatatcgaagaatggcggaacattccgttgtatatcttcaacaacctaacagaagtgcggccgtacatcgagtgagttctcggcacattttcccgtaacttctaattcatttgaactgctcttattccggatatttcaaacagccgttacgtcgtcaaattctcggatggagcggtgatcgaaaatgattccgtcgaagagtatgagcttctgtcaaagacaggaggcggctatcccggtttcatctcttggttcaaacaaacggtaattatcaataatggaccatttcattcttggtctaacttgcgactaatgcaacaaccgtttcgtattaaacttgtaggctaattcagactctatggacgccgaattgagacaagtcgctaatggttttgactataaggtctgttcatttgagaaatacaacatcaacgggtatctctttcgtacctttggcaaagagctatctatgcccgaccggaaatctacaaattgtggtgtctctgctatcggcgaaggtgttatcgagtattatggaagagttgaagcaatttatcaacttcaattctatggtgaaaacccaccgaacgtcgtagtcttcaaatgttattggttccagccgaaaaagactagaaggactcatgaacatataggactagtcgaaatcaatccaaacacccatttagatgttcccgatgtctatattacggctcaataggcgacccaagttttctatctaccgtgggcatgccaaacggataagaatctaccgtgggcatgccaaatggATCGACTGTTTATTTACGTGTCCAACAGTGAATAGTAAGCACGTTGTAAACAAATACATTTTTTTTGAACAGCATTTAAAAAAGGTGATTTCTTATGTACAGAAAACATGATAATCATTAGTATTTATGAATAATATAATTTATTATTCTTATAAAACATATTATTTATGAACAATATTCATAAAAATGGCTTCTTTTTACGTACTGTATACCATCATAGTTATTCCCATATATACTATATACTAAAACGGCAGCGATCCCTTTTCCtggtttttttgattttttttgccaTTTACTGTTCATTTTTACGGCAATGTCAACATCACTGAACAGTAActcgattttttttctggatcgaCTATTTATTTACGTGTCCAACAGTGAATAGTAAGCACGTTGTAAACAAATACATGTTTTTTGAACAAAGGTGATTTCTTATGTACATAAAACATGATAATCATTAGTATTTATGAACAATATAATTTATTATTCTTATAAAACATATTATTTATGAACAATATCCATAAAAATGGCTTCTTTTTACGTACTGTATACCATCATAGGTATTTCCATTTCTAAAAAAATATCTTCATGTATATTTTATTACCCTCTTATACGTACAAGTACTTCGAGAAAAAATTTTGGTTAGTAAATTGTCTACGGTTTTCctttaatacaattataccatgctATCTTTAGACCTATATATAGATAATTCCTAAAGTGAAACACACAAATCTAATGGAATACTTAAATACGCAGAGGAAAAGAATAAACCAAATAAATACCAATTTAGTAACTTAGTATGATCTAATCTATATACAATTTATCTAACAATTAATTTTACCTAATGGCGTTGCTCTTTGATACTAAAGTGATCGTCTTTCCACTCCAATATTACCACGAAGCTAAAATCTGAGAAAATATTGCATCTTGGGTGTTAACCTTCTTTTGTTGTTTAAAATGGTATTCTTAATTATTTTTCATTACAGTCATTCTTAAGGATTGTTGCCTCAAGATTTATTTTTCTCTAACGGTTTCAATGAGATCTCAATTTAAGAGAACAGTAAAACTAATAAATTGGAACAGATAATCCAAATAAACCGAAACACTATTTCCAAAACAGACACTTCGTATGCAACAGTGCTTTATGTGACCAGTGTTTCCATGCCCACTGAATAAACTAAAATATACCAACATCCATAAAAAAAACTTTATACATAAACTGTAAACCGGAATAATACCAACACATTGCATCCGCGTAAGCAATAATCCAACGAAAATACAAAAGGAAAAAACTTGAGTTTTTCTATGATTAACAATTATtttccttctttttattttttgtattaTCTACTGTTGCATTATGATCTATTAAAGCTCTACAGCCACTATGATCATTGCCAACCCCACCATCCTTCGCTCACCATGTACGATAAAAGAAATCTCACTCTATCAGCATTACTCACACGTATAAAAGAAACACCTTTGATGCTACTGATCCTAACATTGTTGAACCTGCTAAAACTCCCAGATGAATACTATGAAGATATGACAGACCATATATAAATATAATACACAGAGATCATGCATGAAGAAGTCCCTAGCACTGAGATAAGAAACAATAAAATTTAGAAATAATATAACACTGATTCACTTCTCTTATTGAATATCGTGAGGTCTCACATGTTAAAGAAATTCCGCAAGGACAATAAAAAGAGAAACACTAATGATTTACCCATATAAAGACTAAAAATAGATTTCAATTTGTTGCACCGTATTTAGAATGATTTGTTTTGTACCTGCCTGTACTATTTAACTCTTTGCCATCAATAAATCACGATTAATTGAAAACTTCAATCGCATGATCCTTAAAACGCTTTCATTCTATTAAGAACATGAAATGGACTCCACCGGGAATGGCCTTTGTGGCTTTATACAAAAAACAAGTCAAGCATCTTTACACGTACATACAAAAGAACAACTACGACGGATTTAAACGTGCTATAAATAACTTCATTGCACCAGTGAATCGTGCCAAAACAAAACTACACGTCCTTTCCGTCTTATAAAACCCCCAAAAAATTCAACCAGCTAAACATGAAAAATATTACATGCAtgcaataaaaaaaattgaagtactTATTCAAAATATAATGAGACTTTCGCCGGGCGCGGCGTGCGCCGCGCATCTTCGCCGCTAGTACTTGTACTAGTACTAACATGCCATCCTGCACATCTTCTCTCTTCACGCCTCCTGCATCAGATAACATTTAGGTTCTCGGTCACTTACGTGTACGTCGGCGCGCGCTTTCATTGCACCAATTATCTATCCGTTATGCAATGCATTGGGTGTTGCCACTGCCAccacaccatatatgcttaggcgcTGTTTGGAGACCAAACATGCCCTATGCCTCTCTTCGGATTGCATGTATATCTCCTTGTAGAGAAAAACAAGAAATGTATCGCTCACCCGATTGcatgtatgtctttcttgggatgGACTATGCAGCGACACCGCAACTTGACGCTTCCATGCGGCTATTGCTGTACACATGCATTGCAAATCCATGATCCATTAGTATTACTAAGTTAAGTATTGTCATCATTTAAAAAAGTAAGCTAAGTATTGTCATAATGCGGctagtcccttctctctctcctaTGCATGCATGGGATGAAGTCAAAAAAGATTTTCATtaatgtttgaaattcaaaaagtttcATCTACAAAatcgttaattcaatcgatgatccgttttcaccattgactttctcgcgatgagttcttcgaaactagatcccatgtcgacatgtttcgtcaACTATTTTTTTCCATTCATATTTGCCACATTTTTTGACCCACAtgtcatattattaaccacttacttgcctgagaaaaataacttgattgaCACTTTTTAATGTTGTTTTGTACAAAGCCTTGTAGcagttttcattatacatgatgTAAAAAAAGTCATCGATTGTATTTGCCAATTTGAATGTGCCAACTTGTCATgtttacatacaactttgccacaaactattttgtgtgcttgttagtttaactatgtcgaattgtcatatttacaaacgatgatCAAAAAAGATTTCTTGTGATCACCGGTTCTAAATATGTcaagttgtcatatttttgcccgtaatcgcctaaaaaaagttgtttgtgtTTGTCATTTTGATTATGTCGAGATATCATATTTATACGCATTTTAAATTTTTTtggcaattaagttattttttatcggacaagtaagtacttactaatatgacaagtgcAACAAATGCGGTAAGTACAAGCAAAAAAAAGTTATCAAAACATGTCaagatgggatctagttttgaagatttcgttgaaacaaagtcaacggcgaaaacggatcatcggtcgaattaacggtttaagagataaaagtttttgaattccggTCATTTAACATAAATGTGATGACAtcatgtatgcatgcatgcatgaccggCCGCACCGGATGTTGATAATGCGGCGCTTCTGGATAGATTTTTCCGTCTTTCTTTTCTAGGCCAGATGATCTACTTGCCTATAATTAACTAATTGTCCTAGGGTAATTTCGTCTTAGACAGTCTATAATTATGTGCCTTGTCACCGTCTAAAAAATGATACATCTTACATAataaaacggaggaagtatatataCAACAGCCGGAGTAACAATATGAATACTTTCACGATTAGGTTATTTTGGCTTTTAGATCTGGCCAACGGAACAACAGGTGACGAGGGTGCGCGGCCAGTTTTGTCACGTACCAAGTGCTCACATAGTCACATCGTCACACGATTTCTTCATGCGCAAGATCGATCGGTCAAATACCTGCTCAGTCATTCAGATCAGTCACACGATTTCTTCTGCCGCTTTTAGGTGTGCAATGCGGTCGGCGTTGCCACTGCCACCACACCATATATACTAGCGTCGACCTTGTTCAAGAGATGCGACCGTTTGTACACTGTACTTAGCTACCATGGCCAGGTTGCCCTTccacctcttctccttcttcgtcgtgCTTGCGCTCGCCACCGCAGTGGCCACTGCGGACAATGACGACGTGCAGCAGCGGCAGGAGGGCATGCTGCAGGCCCTCGGGGTGGTCACCCGCTTCAACCTGGCCAGGACCAACACCGACGCCGAGGCAGTGAGGCAGGTGAAGCGGGCGCTCGCGGTGCTGAACCGTGAGGTCGAGGCCCACCCGCAGCGGTGGAAGACCATCTTCAACGCCGTCGACAAGGCGATGGATAGCGGCGCCGACGACCGCAGCAGGGAGGAGGCGTCCTCAGTGGCCAAGGAGCTGCTGGAGCGGGAGTTCGGCCCGACTCCTACATGGCTCAAAAGGGTCGTCGGAGACGAAGATCTGTAAAATGCATGCGGGGTCACCTCTGCCTTTTTCTTTCGACCTTAGCGTAACATGTCTGTGATGTTGTTAGTAATGGCGCTCCCGACCGTGCGCTGCGGCCTGTCGCAGTTGTTTGAGCTCCACATTTACTTTACTCCACGCCTTGAGCTGCGGAACGTCTGTATAAGGCTGGTCATAATGGAGAGTAACATAAGGTAGGAACCTACACGCTTTCCTAGACTATGTTCCTACCtccacaatggggagtaacatgtatgtagtgtcatgcaacaatgcatttattaggctatagactcattgtttcttggagtgtgtgatgttccgGTAACTTAGCTAGTTACCACAAGCACCTCTCTCTTCACTAAATACGTGCCACATAAGCAAAGTTGtattggagtgtgtgatgttactgctaagttcctccccattgtgaccagcctaaCCAGTATTATGTTTTTAAGGTTGGTTATGTTTTCACAAAATATTACTTCATATTAACGACAAAACAGGAGGTCACATGGTTTAAGTAGCACACTGACTTTGAAAAAACAAATCTGTAAAGAAACCCCTTACTTCATCTCTCTGTTGAACAGAAAAAAACTCCTTACTTCATCCTAGATGATAAACGAATTTCTGTCTTTCCTATTAGTGGTTTTCATATTTGTACCCGGCAATACTATGCTTCAAAAAATTGTAGTGatattcatattattttttattaaacaATATTTTTTTCAATCTCTAACAAATATTCTCTAAACTAGATGATAAATGCACATTGCCGCAGGAAGATTGCTAAAAATAGGTAGGTTGAAGACATGGATTATTGGTGCAATGACATGAACAATTGTGCCATTAATTTTTCGTGTATAGTAGACACACATGATTTGTTGATGTGGAAGGGCAGTATCCATCAGAAAATATGTTGTGATGACAGGTTGTCGGTGTGGCAGATATGCATGACTTGTTGATGTGGAAGGGTTGTGCGCTTAGAAAAAATAGCTAGTGAGAGATGTAAGTATTTAAGAATTTAGAGGATGGAGGATGTTGTGAACCCATTAGTGATGGAATATATAAATAAGTGTAGTCAATCCGTCATCACAATACGCCCTTCATCGTTTACAAGTCCGACacatgtatctaggtcgtcaatttgatcaacttaattagaggcatatataacaaaaaaatatatcattaaaaactttagatgttttatttttaatgatataattttgatgttaaacaatatattttgtaTAAATCAAATTAACGAtctaggtacacgtgcatgccttctaaactgtAACGGAGTGAGTACCTTGTATTGCTAGACAGATTTAAACATGAACCGTCAAAAAAGTTATTTATCTTAGTCATAGGTGGCACACCATTCATAGTTTGACATATATGATCTTATGTTGTGACTATGCTTTTATAAAATTAATTGCTCGGGCACTAGGCAAGGAATGCACGGTGCGGGCATGGAACATCTTGTTTGGGCCTATCGCTATCCGAGTCAATCGACCCTGATTATCAAAAGCATCCTGCAGTGAGCTAAGCAGGCCTTATGGGTGATGTGGCTAAAAATAGGAAGAGACAAGCCATGGCAGGAACGGTTAATATGGAAAGTCTAATAACGCAATCCAACCACGATACCGTAAAATTTCTCTCGGAAGACATGGGCGGTTCCCTTGTAGCATTAATTTCCAAATAATTTTGACATGTGCGAGCACCGCTTCACAATGTGTCACATCTCAATATCCTCTACAATTCTGACGTGAATTTTGACAAGTGGGCAATCCTCTGCCGATCATATCTTCCTATGACTATTGTTCATCTTTCAACGCTTCCTGCTCCGAACTCAAAATGATTCTGATACAACTTCAAGAGAATCGAGTGCTATCTGCTTGCTCGGTCTGACCTTGCCCGCCTTACACCTCACGGTCCGTTTCTACTTATGTGGACGTGACGCACTCCAGAAAGCTATATCTTATGGACAGTAGCAACACTTGGAATAACACCATTTAACTTCATATTTTCAGTAAGGGATCACCCTAATAATTGATTATGGCGCAATCCAAGGGTGCAAACGATAAAGGGATAAACATCTCAGGCAATTCATAAAAGCATGACCTTCTTGAATCTTGAGTTGAATCGTTGTGACGGCCAACATTTCGTTGTCGTGGCaatcatttcaaaaaatgttgccGTGGCAATCGTTTCAAAAAAACGTTGACGTGGCGACAATTTCAGAAAATGCTAACATGGCAACCATTTCATAAAAAAATGTTGTGTCACTAAATATATAAATTACAGCCTGGCCCTAGCTAGATTATTGCTCCCTGTCCCGCGCCTAGTACACCTTTTCCATGTCAGGGTCTTCCATATATGCTTTCCATCGTCACCTATAACATGTAGGCTATCTTTACGATATTTACATTAATGTGGAAATCTTGTAGCTCCAGTCATCATGCCGGGACTCACATGTCACTTAAAATTACAAGATATAACCATGTCATACACAAACTCATTATCATGACGAAGGCTATACCACATCATATGTATGCCTTGGAAAAcctagttagacgtcctctaatcgaTTCTAATAAATTTTAGTCACGTGGTTACCCGTTTTAACAATTAATACTAACTACCTACTTCCATGATTTAAGGCGAGAATTCTTTCTGCTAGATTAACTTTCGTGGTGTGTGAGGGAAGCTAATTATTTTAAAATACCTAGCCTTACACTAAAACTTTGTCAGATACGCATGACCCCCTAGAAGAACGTTAACCTTCATTGCCCTTTTGTGTACGCGATGGTTCACTTTTCTTGACTATGATGAAGCCCAAAGAAGTATTAGCAGATCTTCGGTGGCCAGAGTCGAGCGATTGTCATAACTTCATGCAAAGCCGCATTATGCCGTCGATAAACTCAACTAAAGCAACGTTCAAGGGAAACATAGTAAGAACATCAAATCCTCACAACCTGTATCTCCTCATAAAACCCCTCATGATGCTAATGTTGGGAAACGTAGTAGAAAACGTAAAAAAACGCCCGACGATTAACCGGGAACACTATGAAGATATGATAAAGGTTGGGATCACGATCATTACCATCAACGAGTTGTAGCGGGATAAGAATGTAATAACGTAGATCTTACATGGAGTCCCTCGAACCATAGATGAACGATCCGACTAACTACCCACGAACGATCGCTCGAACAAGAAGACCAAAAGCACAGCCTCTCTACTTAGTTCCAAGCGTGCAGTCTTTATGATCTAGCAGCACTTCACCGTCCAAAGCTAATCGTCATTAGACAATTAGAGGAAGGAGATAAGAACCACACAGGCTTTTAATTATAAGGATGAGCGGAATAAAAGATAGTTCTAATTAGTCAACTAGGACAAACTAGAAATATAACTAGAAGAACTAAAGGAGACTCCTAAACTTGTGTGTCCAAAGGGTGGAAATCCTCTAACATATATAGGTTGGAGGGGAGAGGATGAGCACCAAAAGGGGAGCGAAAGTCTCTCCCCCTTggccggccaagggaggagttggactccaaccccTCCCCAATTTGGCCTCCTTCTACTACTTGTCCGTTTTAAGCGCGTTGATATTTAATTAAATATAAAATTGTTCTAAATACTTTCATACCATTTATTACAAAATTTAACATCCCGAAAACATTTTCCACCTATATATCATAGGATATATCATATGTATGATACTACTAAATGATACTTCCACTATGGCCAgccaatttttctttttttttagagaaggaggttaaacccccggcctctgcatcaatcgacgcATGCAACCatcttattaattattccacaaaggtctaacaagagtatacatcaatccacccaaaaccaccactcacacctacaaactcgataatgtggagtgctttcactccacatatctaagaccggtgttgtttccaatccatccacataacgtatcgggaacaacagccggtgcagcacacctaaaacgcacacctcacgcacacgttttatcagtcgccatcatcctcgaaccactgacccatcttctagaaagagatccgcatcatccttgccagtccaatcatccgtcgacgccaccacggcgccgaacggcgccaccgccctgcgctcatccgtccagatgcgaagactccgggagatctgtcgtgcgtagcacctgccaaccaagcatgactcagcgtagcacctgtcggccagacatgacttgacagctccaccgaaattctgtgcaagacgaagccgctccacctcctgcctcagtctgccaacgctgctccacaaacgatgcttccaagagagaaactgcaccgcagtaccgccatcgtccgatctggaagaccagatcctagggtttcccccgaagcagtgtccaccaccagcaaccgttcaggacccacacagtgcccaccaccactcagccctcaaggcgatgccttcaggaaggtcacggcgtcaaggacgccgccgccgcccaccggagcAGAAGAGCAGATGTATACCAACGACTCCGTAAAGAATAACGGCGCCCTTAAGCGTCGTCGTCGGTGCGGCCggcctgggccaaccaaggggtttcccccaatccgaatctcctccaccggcttcaccCACAGGAAGGGCCCCGGCAACCACGCCGGCACCGCCAAGAATCCGCAGGAGAGAGGCCCACAGATCAGGACCTGGGGGCGCAGGTGGTGGTGCGGGCAGCGGCCGACGAAGGGAAACATCACACCTCCACAACGACGCTTCCAAGAAAGATAGCGGCACCCGCGGCCGACGAAGACCAgagcaaggatttctcccggagCTACGCTGGATATCCACCGCCACCGACCGCTGAGCATGGCCGCCATGCACCATCACGACCCCCAGCCAAGGCCACTGCACCGCGCGCCCTGGACACTGCTCGTGCCCAGCCGACCAGCGTAGCCGTGCCCGGCTGCCGCTCCCTACCACCAGGGTCGAGCGCCCCGCTAGATCCGGGCATGGAGCCCCGGATCCGCCCTCCACCGCCGCCAATTGGCGAGATCACACCGGATCCCGCAACCGACGACGCGGGGCGCCGCCGTCAAAGCCCGAAGGCCGACTCGaggggccccgccgccgccatccccgGGGCGCGCGCGGCTTCGCCGGCGCCCCCTCCGGCAGCGGCGAAGCGGGAGAGGGGCAGAGAGGGGGTCCGATAACGGCGCGGTGCGTGTCTCTACGCGGAGAGGATGTGCGCCGGCGACGTGCTCGCGAGGCGCCGGACTGGAGGAGCGCGGGCCGGGCAGATCGGGAGCCGGCGATGTCCCTTCCACTCTTATCTCACTTGTCTCAGATCCCGGCGGATGGCGACGGACGCGAACGGAGCCCGCAGGAGCCCCGGCGGCGGCGCTAGATCCCCGTTCCTTCCTTCCTCCGCGAAGGACCGGCAACCCTCGCGAGACTCGCTCGAGCGGCTAGGTtagcgaaggaggaggcggatgaCGCACTAGCTAGACTATAAAACATTAAATGAGGGAGACTTGCCTACAAAATCTCTACTCCAATGCATTGGAGAGATTAGTTGCTAAGCTTTTTAATGCATTCAACGCCTCATCTCAGTACCAATGCATTGGAAGAGGCATGCCATTTAGAAGATCAACGTGAGGAATAATAATGTTGTCTACATGTAGGTAAGTGTTTTTAATTAGTTTCCACTTTCTAGGCTGATGGGTTTATAGTGGGAGATGTTCTGGCCTGGATGACAAGATTTGTAATCGACGACTGAAATACAATATTTAGTCAATATATGGAGTGTTTTTTAAGTACGATGTGAATCTCTACATAATCTCATTTATTGCGGGAAACTACATCTATCAAGAGCCCTTTGGGTATTTTATCTAAAGTCAAAGCTTGAACTTGGACAAGAATAATTATCTTGAGGATGGTGTCTCTTGGCTTAATCTTTATATGTTCAAAAACTATTTGCTATGCATTGAATTTACTAATAAGATAATTGTCTCCTGAAGAATGCTACTCCTTCCGTCTCGGTGCATTAGCCATGTTATGAAAATCAAATAATCGCTAAGGCACATTATAgtagtactactccctccgtcacggtttagaaggaatGCTTGAATAATCTCTGGGACCAATGTAGtcaccgattggttgtgagatgtagcaggtgtagatgctaatgcgcctaatcaactgagaaaatactagtactaatgcatgagcagcaaattgggagggcACATGCATGAGttgtactagtactaattaataggagtaattgttttcgcgccttaaaccttgaCTATTTTAGAAATGCACACaaatttaactgtgccttctaaaccgtgacggagggagtagttgcatGCATATTAATTAGACCTCTTCTATTAATTAAAGGACCAATCCATGCAGTTTATGCATCATGTTTTTTTGGGTTTGAAGAGGTCTTCTAATTAATAGCATGTTTTTAGTTGAGAAAAAAGTAGTATAATTGGCTTCCTCTATAATTTAATTTCTTCTTTTACCCAATCTCTACGTGTCTAGGTTGCAGTGCACCTTCTAATATGACTAATGCACTGAAACGGAAGGAGTAGCAAAGCTTTGGAAGTGATGTGCCCACCAATAAATTAGTGAATCGCTGTTGTGTGTTGCATTTGGACGGGAGTACTTCCTTCGTCTCAGTTTACAAGTCCGGCCTATGTATCTAGGTTGCAGGTTGTCAATTTGACCAATTTAATAAAAGGcatataacaaaaaatatatatcattagaaactttagatattctattttctaatgatataatttatgttaaacaatatattttatataagtcaaattgacgatctaggtacatgtgcatgtcttctaaactgtgacgaAGGGAGTAGTATATTCTTTCATGGAtgtattaaatattttatttatgtGTGACACATAGGATATGTCAGTCCACCTCACAAAATAGATATTGTCTTCACCGGATAAGAGCGAAGCCGACCAAAAGAGCGCATCAACGtgagtactcccttcgtttttaaatataagtcattCTAGAGGTTCCATTAGTAAACTATATACgggtttatatagacatattatgaaGTGTgggttcattcattttgcttcgtatgtagacccctaGTGAAAATCTCTTagaagtcttatatttaggaacggagggagtaaaaggCAGCCTAAGTTAGATGAAACACACAATGAAGCAACCGATCATAACGGTGCTCGTAGAAAAACGATATAAGATATAACTCATACTTATTTAGCAAAGCATGTATCATCCGTTGATACCCTTGATCACACGTCGATCGGCTCCGCCCTAGGGGTAAAAAAATGACTTACAGGAGTGTGTCATCTCACCCATAGTTTTCATCTAATTCCATAAACCCAGTCCATAAAAACAATTCTGTATGCGCTGCATTACTCCAGTAATCGGTGGGTCTGTCGATGAAGGCCTACCATGAACACGGTGATTTCCGGCTTGCACCAATTCCGCCCGATCTGCTCGGCTCGTAGGAGTTGTAGCTGGTGTGCTGGTAGCGGAAGACCTACCATAGAGGCGATTGCCCGGATGAGCCATTTCCCCTGGACGTGCTCGGCGCGTCGGAGCTGTAGTGCAAGACCTACCATAGACGAGAACACGGCGATCCTCCGCTTCTGGAAATTCTGCCGGTCCAGCTCCTAGGATGCCCGGCGCGCCAGATCGCGGTGGGACGCCGCGATATGACCTCGGCCTAGCCCGAACCGTTGTGCACTgccgcccctgctccgccacccctTTCATGCATCCGGGTGGACGGTGGCGCCGGTGGTGCGGGCACCCCCGGAGGTGGTCGAGATGATCGTAGTAGGCCAGCTTCGCTCTGCAGCCGTAGACAGCGTTAGGGCATGGCACCCGGATGGCCTCTAGCAGCTTCTCCATGTCATGGTTCC
Coding sequences within:
- the LOC123441112 gene encoding uncharacterized protein LOC123441112, encoding MARLPFHLFSFFVVLALATAVATADNDDVQQRQEGMLQALGVVTRFNLARTNTDAEAVRQVKRALAVLNREVEAHPQRWKTIFNAVDKAMDSGADDRSREEASSVAKELLEREFGPTPTWLKRVVGDEDL